In Vreelandella piezotolerans, one genomic interval encodes:
- a CDS encoding bifunctional DedA family/phosphatase PAP2 family protein, whose product MPTADTLLSLSLSPTALLLLVLGIALIESLALVGLLVPGVVLITAAASMAGHQMIALPWLIGAAFIGAVLGDGLSYLLGARYSERVLTRWPLSQHPEWLGRGARFFEHYGVYSVFIGRFVGPVRPIIPLVAGMMHMPARTFLLANITSAALWAPAYLLPGYLLGHTWQQRLDLPANVEMALFVMAASIVGLAIVFSWGRAQVGRDGRVYFFIAGLARRVPAIRRPWLAMSRSGEVPLASLFLSLLAITLACAWTLLVLKHPEPLMIDLQAQRLFAWLDTDWLTATSLMLAKIGDKAGIVALTLPWFGWLVWIKRWDLLTHGALALGGIGALNTLGKAVFARPRPDTPEYLTGSFSYPSAHTSTWVVVVGLFAAFAASRLPRQRRMWVYWLAMVTALPMALSRLVLGVHWLSDLIGGALLGLVVCAVVQINWQRRYRPPVPALPWAALLLGPLVLLSVRVAFFPPV is encoded by the coding sequence TTGCCGACTGCTGACACGCTCCTCTCTCTTTCGCTTTCGCCGACGGCGCTATTACTTCTGGTGCTGGGCATTGCGCTGATTGAATCTCTCGCACTGGTGGGTTTACTCGTGCCAGGCGTCGTACTGATCACGGCGGCCGCGTCGATGGCAGGGCATCAGATGATAGCCCTCCCTTGGCTAATCGGCGCGGCTTTCATCGGGGCCGTACTTGGCGACGGCTTGAGCTACTTACTGGGCGCGCGTTACAGCGAGCGTGTGCTGACACGCTGGCCGCTATCGCAACATCCAGAGTGGCTGGGCCGAGGAGCGCGCTTCTTCGAGCATTACGGCGTTTACTCGGTGTTCATTGGCCGTTTCGTCGGCCCGGTGCGCCCTATCATTCCGCTTGTCGCTGGCATGATGCACATGCCAGCGCGAACTTTTCTACTGGCCAACATTACGTCGGCTGCACTCTGGGCTCCGGCCTATCTGCTACCAGGCTACTTGTTGGGCCACACCTGGCAGCAACGGCTCGACCTTCCTGCTAACGTAGAAATGGCCCTTTTCGTCATGGCCGCCAGCATCGTAGGGCTCGCTATCGTGTTCTCATGGGGTCGGGCTCAGGTGGGACGTGATGGCCGTGTGTATTTCTTCATCGCTGGGCTGGCTCGGCGTGTACCCGCCATACGGCGCCCCTGGCTAGCCATGAGCCGTAGCGGCGAGGTGCCCTTGGCCTCGCTGTTCTTATCGCTCCTCGCGATCACCTTGGCCTGCGCGTGGACACTGCTGGTGCTGAAGCATCCCGAGCCACTGATGATCGACCTTCAGGCACAGCGGCTCTTCGCTTGGCTCGATACCGACTGGCTAACGGCGACCAGCCTGATGCTCGCCAAAATAGGTGACAAGGCGGGAATCGTCGCGCTGACGCTCCCTTGGTTCGGCTGGCTCGTCTGGATCAAACGGTGGGATTTACTGACCCATGGAGCGCTGGCATTGGGAGGCATCGGCGCGCTCAATACCTTGGGTAAGGCCGTTTTCGCAAGACCCAGGCCCGACACACCGGAGTATCTGACCGGGTCGTTCTCCTACCCCAGCGCGCATACATCGACCTGGGTCGTCGTCGTTGGCCTATTCGCCGCTTTCGCTGCATCACGACTGCCTCGACAAAGGCGCATGTGGGTTTATTGGCTAGCCATGGTAACGGCGCTGCCGATGGCGCTGTCCCGCTTGGTGCTGGGCGTTCACTGGTTGAGTGATCTCATCGGCGGGGCATTGCTGGGATTGGTCGTGTGCGCCGTCGTTCAAATCAACTGGCAGCGCCGCTATCGGCCGCCGGTGCCAGCGCTGCCCTGGGCAGCGCTGTTGCTAGGGCCGCTCGTGCTATTGAGCGTACGCGTAGCGTTCTTTCCGCCCGTCTGA
- the nadD gene encoding nicotinate-nucleotide adenylyltransferase → MSETSRRPPPLRVGMMGGTFDPVHHGHLRSALEVREALGLATLHMVPAPQPPLRDTPRVSAAQRFALLQAGIGDACGLVADDRELRREGPSYSVDTLAELRQHYGDEVSLVMVIGQDAFLRLANWDRAEQVFGLAHVVVIARPGYPSPWPSALTELVGHREVSSVSELMKRTRGGVLQLELPSRMAISATYIRQRLKEGKSVRYLVPEAVEQAIFSGRLYQTGE, encoded by the coding sequence ATGAGCGAGACATCACGACGCCCGCCGCCATTGCGGGTGGGCATGATGGGGGGCACTTTCGACCCGGTTCATCATGGTCACCTGCGCAGCGCATTGGAAGTGCGTGAAGCCCTGGGGCTTGCGACGCTGCACATGGTGCCCGCGCCACAGCCGCCCCTGCGCGATACCCCCCGAGTATCGGCCGCCCAGCGCTTTGCGCTCCTGCAAGCGGGCATTGGCGATGCCTGTGGTCTCGTAGCCGATGATCGTGAGCTTAGACGGGAGGGCCCTTCCTACAGTGTCGATACGCTGGCGGAGCTTCGCCAGCACTACGGCGACGAGGTGTCGCTGGTCATGGTCATCGGCCAGGATGCGTTTTTGCGCTTGGCCAACTGGGACCGCGCCGAGCAGGTGTTTGGGCTGGCGCATGTGGTGGTCATTGCGCGTCCAGGCTATCCATCGCCTTGGCCGTCCGCACTGACGGAACTGGTTGGCCATCGCGAAGTCAGTAGTGTCAGCGAACTGATGAAGCGCACGCGGGGTGGTGTTTTACAGTTGGAGCTGCCATCACGGATGGCGATATCGGCAACGTACATACGCCAACGGTTGAAAGAGGGGAAAAGCGTGCGGTATCTGGTGCCTGAAGCGGTGGAGCAAGCAATTTTCAGTGGGCGGCTTTATCAAACCGGTGAATAG
- a CDS encoding glutamate-5-semialdehyde dehydrogenase: MRGSETFQQDAQHHLAAGDVPAYMQQVGKSARAAASVLRRADTHVKNQALIAMASRVDAARSEILQANEQDMQRGRENGLDSALLDRLSLNDQRIDAMIEGLRQVATLPDPVGEIDGMRYRPSGIQVGKMRVPLGVIGIIYESRPNVTIEAASLCLKSGNACVLRGGSEASASNAALSRCLQAGLSDVGLPAGTVQVVATTDRAAVGEMIAMPAYIDVIIPRGGKSLIERISRDAKVPVIKHLDGVCHVYIDATADPAKALSIAVNAKTHRYGTCNTMETLLVDAAVADILLPELARAYAEHDVELRGCERTRALLPQALEASEEDWQAEYLAPILAIKVVDGVDEAIEHIERYGSHHTDAIVTQDYSLARRFMAEVDSSSVVVNASTRFADGFEYGLGAEIGISTDKLHARGPVGLEGLTTQKYIVLGDGQVRQ; the protein is encoded by the coding sequence ATGCGCGGTTCTGAGACATTCCAACAAGACGCCCAACACCATCTGGCTGCCGGGGATGTGCCCGCGTACATGCAGCAGGTAGGGAAAAGTGCCCGAGCCGCTGCCAGCGTTCTGCGTCGCGCCGATACGCATGTCAAGAACCAGGCGCTGATCGCCATGGCATCGCGTGTCGATGCCGCGCGCAGCGAGATTTTACAGGCCAACGAGCAAGACATGCAGCGAGGCCGAGAAAACGGCCTGGATAGCGCGCTGTTGGACCGTTTGTCGCTCAATGATCAGCGCATTGACGCAATGATCGAGGGACTTCGTCAAGTGGCTACTTTGCCGGACCCCGTCGGCGAGATCGACGGTATGCGCTATCGCCCGAGCGGTATTCAAGTGGGCAAAATGCGTGTGCCGCTGGGCGTGATCGGCATCATTTACGAGTCGCGTCCCAACGTGACTATCGAAGCCGCTAGCCTGTGCCTGAAGTCGGGCAACGCCTGCGTGTTGCGCGGTGGCTCTGAGGCAAGCGCTTCCAACGCGGCGCTGAGCCGCTGTTTACAGGCAGGGCTGTCCGATGTGGGGCTTCCAGCAGGCACCGTGCAAGTCGTGGCGACGACCGACCGTGCCGCCGTAGGGGAGATGATCGCCATGCCAGCGTATATCGACGTGATCATTCCTCGGGGTGGTAAATCGCTGATCGAGCGCATCTCCCGCGATGCCAAAGTGCCCGTCATCAAGCATTTGGACGGCGTGTGTCATGTCTACATCGACGCGACGGCCGATCCTGCCAAAGCGCTGTCCATAGCGGTCAATGCTAAAACTCACCGCTACGGCACCTGCAACACCATGGAAACCTTGTTAGTGGACGCTGCGGTTGCGGATATCTTACTGCCGGAGCTGGCCCGGGCATATGCCGAGCACGACGTCGAGTTGCGTGGCTGCGAGCGTACACGAGCACTATTGCCCCAGGCGCTCGAGGCCAGCGAGGAGGATTGGCAAGCAGAGTACCTGGCTCCCATCCTGGCCATCAAAGTGGTGGACGGCGTGGACGAGGCCATCGAACACATCGAGCGCTATGGCTCCCACCATACCGATGCCATCGTGACACAAGATTACTCATTGGCGAGACGCTTCATGGCAGAGGTGGATTCGAGTTCGGTCGTGGTCAATGCCTCGACTCGCTTTGCCGATGGCTTCGAGTACGGTTTAGGCGCTGAAATCGGTATTTCTACCGATAAGCTGCATGCCCGTGGGCCGGTGGGACTTGAAGGATTGACGACCCAGAAATACATCGTGCTAGGTGACGGTCAGGTTCGACAATGA
- a CDS encoding LysE family translocator, translating to MMSWATLSVFIPTFLFVSLTPGMCMTLAMVLGMTQGVKRTLWMMIGELIGVGFVAAAAGAGVAALMLRQPELFIAFKWVGGAYLAYLGIMMWRSRGRMAIPSELDTGPAAGRLQLATQGLVTAVANPKGWAFFMVLLPPFLDGSRPLAPQLSLLIAVILTIEFASMLVYATGGKTLRKVLGKSGNVRLLNRIAGTLMIGVGLWLALG from the coding sequence ATGATGTCATGGGCGACGCTCTCGGTCTTCATACCGACGTTTCTCTTCGTCTCGTTAACACCAGGCATGTGCATGACGCTGGCCATGGTGTTGGGCATGACGCAAGGCGTCAAACGCACGCTGTGGATGATGATCGGGGAGCTGATCGGCGTCGGTTTCGTGGCGGCGGCGGCGGGGGCGGGCGTCGCTGCTTTGATGCTGCGCCAGCCCGAACTATTCATCGCCTTCAAGTGGGTGGGCGGTGCCTATTTGGCCTATTTGGGCATCATGATGTGGCGCTCACGTGGGCGGATGGCCATTCCTAGCGAGCTGGATACAGGGCCCGCGGCGGGGCGTCTTCAGTTAGCGACTCAGGGGCTGGTCACCGCGGTGGCCAATCCCAAGGGATGGGCATTTTTCATGGTGCTGTTGCCCCCCTTTTTGGACGGCAGCAGGCCTTTGGCTCCGCAGTTGAGCCTGTTGATCGCGGTGATTTTGACCATCGAATTTGCCAGCATGCTGGTGTATGCCACTGGTGGTAAAACGCTACGTAAGGTGCTGGGCAAAAGTGGTAATGTCAGGCTATTGAACCGTATTGCGGGTACGTTGATGATCGGCGTGGGGCTCTGGCTAGCGCTTGGCTGA
- the rlmH gene encoding 23S rRNA (pseudouridine(1915)-N(3))-methyltransferase RlmH, with amino-acid sequence MRIRLLAVGTKMPAWVEQGVETYRKRLPRDFTLEIEEIPLGQRGKNADIAKARAQESQRIREKLRGDEIVVALEVKGKPWTTEQLAREADAWRMEGRDVVLLVGGPDGLEPSLSATADKAWSLSPLTLPHPLVRIMLAEQLYRAWTLLVGHPYHR; translated from the coding sequence ATGAGGATTCGGCTGTTGGCGGTGGGGACCAAAATGCCCGCGTGGGTAGAGCAGGGCGTCGAGACCTACCGCAAGCGGCTCCCTCGGGATTTCACGCTCGAAATCGAAGAAATTCCTCTTGGTCAGCGCGGTAAGAATGCCGATATCGCCAAAGCGCGTGCGCAAGAATCGCAGCGCATTCGCGAAAAACTGCGCGGCGATGAGATCGTGGTCGCGCTCGAAGTCAAAGGGAAGCCTTGGACCACCGAGCAGCTCGCCCGAGAAGCAGATGCTTGGCGTATGGAGGGGCGGGACGTCGTTCTGCTCGTTGGCGGTCCGGACGGTTTGGAGCCTTCCCTGTCCGCCACGGCGGACAAAGCGTGGTCTCTCTCGCCGCTGACGCTGCCCCACCCACTCGTCAGAATCATGCTGGCAGAACAGCTCTACCGCGCCTGGACACTGTTGGTGGGTCATCCCTACCACCGCTAG
- a CDS encoding flavin prenyltransferase UbiX produces MTTTFKPPVTVALTGASGAQYGLRLIDVLVKAGHEVWVMISKAAHMVIATETDVSLPAQPQRLVEALTERSGAQPGQIRCFGREDWMAPVASGSGAPSAMVVCPCSTGTLSAVATGASNNLIERAADVAIKERRTLVMVPRESPFSPIHLEHMLALSRLGVVILPAAPGFYHRPQRLEDLIDFIVARILNQLGIAHTLMPRWGEEQHAAATSRDAQNKDGSS; encoded by the coding sequence GTGACGACGACGTTCAAGCCACCGGTCACCGTTGCCCTTACCGGGGCGTCAGGTGCTCAGTACGGTCTGAGATTGATCGATGTGTTGGTGAAGGCTGGGCACGAAGTATGGGTCATGATTTCCAAAGCAGCCCATATGGTGATCGCCACGGAAACCGATGTGTCCCTTCCGGCTCAGCCGCAGCGTTTGGTCGAGGCGCTGACTGAACGCAGCGGTGCGCAGCCTGGGCAGATCCGTTGTTTCGGTCGCGAGGATTGGATGGCACCGGTGGCGTCTGGGTCGGGCGCACCGTCGGCCATGGTCGTTTGCCCCTGCTCAACGGGTACATTGTCGGCAGTGGCCACCGGCGCGAGTAACAACTTGATCGAGCGGGCGGCGGACGTCGCCATCAAAGAGCGTCGCACGCTGGTCATGGTGCCGCGCGAAAGCCCTTTTTCGCCGATTCACTTAGAGCACATGCTGGCGCTGAGTCGCCTGGGGGTAGTAATTCTGCCCGCCGCGCCGGGGTTCTATCATCGTCCGCAGCGCCTGGAAGATTTGATCGACTTCATCGTGGCGCGCATTCTCAATCAGTTGGGGATCGCGCATACGCTGATGCCGCGCTGGGGCGAAGAGCAACACGCCGCGGCCACCTCTCGCGATGCGCAAAACAAGGACGGTTCGTCATGA
- the rsfS gene encoding ribosome silencing factor — MHIDTLKNLAIDALEELKARDITQLDVAKLTEVTDLMLIASGTSTRHVAALAQNLVEKAKASGLHPRGVEGGDNADWVLVDLGDIVVHIMLPEARALYDLERLWADLPSDAGAVSESLKQFEERATMS; from the coding sequence ATGCACATCGATACACTGAAAAACCTAGCGATCGACGCGCTAGAAGAGCTCAAAGCACGTGATATCACGCAACTCGACGTTGCCAAACTCACCGAAGTGACCGACCTGATGCTGATTGCCAGCGGTACTTCGACTCGCCACGTGGCGGCCCTGGCCCAAAATCTCGTCGAGAAAGCCAAAGCATCCGGTCTTCATCCCCGCGGCGTAGAAGGCGGCGACAATGCAGACTGGGTACTGGTCGATCTGGGTGACATCGTCGTCCACATCATGCTGCCCGAAGCGCGTGCGCTCTACGATCTCGAGCGGCTATGGGCAGACTTGCCCAGCGATGCTGGCGCGGTGAGTGAATCGCTCAAGCAGTTCGAAGAGCGAGCCACGATGTCATGA
- a CDS encoding diguanylate cyclase domain-containing protein: MNTLFSPKRLMTLAYGTSIIAMVAYTLWLYAMGSYRELLVPLFVSLLLLACLLMHVGQGTQPALPRLILLISTYVVVLSAVNANVETSSLWWGLPMAATFLLLPLWSALAVNTASLIAWWWLAPVGVIPLSLGVVVLALLLALPPWEHARRRALLLATDPNDSDCNAYHVDTLKERLNNEFQRAAMLNKRLAVLVLHLPQLDMAGEQFGLRAQTALLAALCQEVNSRCRDHDILGRAGSATFWLVLPDTSESGALLVRERLQRSLSHCVLVETGQLEVRIATCLPLRKESFERYIQRLEARADAMANV; encoded by the coding sequence ATGAATACCCTCTTTTCCCCAAAACGTCTCATGACCTTGGCTTACGGTACTAGCATTATCGCGATGGTCGCCTATACGCTATGGCTCTATGCCATGGGTAGCTACCGCGAACTGCTGGTGCCTCTGTTCGTGTCACTCTTGCTATTAGCGTGCCTGTTAATGCACGTGGGCCAGGGCACTCAGCCGGCGCTGCCTCGCTTGATACTGCTGATCAGCACCTACGTCGTCGTGCTAAGCGCGGTGAATGCCAACGTGGAAACGTCCTCCCTGTGGTGGGGATTACCGATGGCTGCGACGTTTTTGCTGCTTCCTTTATGGAGTGCGCTGGCGGTCAATACGGCGAGCTTGATCGCCTGGTGGTGGCTGGCACCGGTCGGCGTCATACCACTTTCGCTAGGTGTGGTCGTCTTGGCCCTGCTGCTTGCGCTGCCTCCTTGGGAACACGCCCGACGTCGCGCATTGCTTCTCGCCACAGACCCCAATGACAGTGACTGCAACGCCTACCATGTCGACACGTTAAAAGAGCGCTTGAACAACGAATTCCAGCGTGCTGCCATGTTGAACAAACGCTTGGCCGTCTTGGTGCTCCACCTCCCGCAATTGGACATGGCCGGAGAGCAGTTTGGCCTGCGGGCACAAACGGCACTGCTAGCCGCGCTGTGTCAGGAGGTCAACAGTCGCTGCCGAGACCACGACATTCTGGGCCGCGCAGGCAGCGCTACGTTTTGGCTGGTGCTGCCAGATACCAGTGAGAGTGGCGCGCTGCTCGTGCGTGAACGGCTGCAGCGGTCGCTGTCACACTGCGTACTGGTCGAGACCGGACAGCTGGAAGTCCGCATCGCCACCTGCCTGCCGCTACGCAAAGAGAGCTTCGAGCGCTACATACAGCGACTGGAAGCACGCGCCGACGCGATGGCCAACGTCTAG